CTCGCCCGGCTCGACACCGCCGCCAACGCCCACCGCAACGCGGCCCAGCGAGCCCAGATCATCCGTGGCCGACCGGTGTTCGAGCAGGAGATGAAAGCCGCGGGAGCATTCGTACTCGACGGCCGGCAGCCGACCTCCCGAATCGCGGACCGCATCCTGCACGAGGTCCGTCCCGAGTAGTCGGCCGCAGGGGCCTGCCACCCGCGCCCGACTTGCGGGATGAGCGTCCGTACGGCGTCAGCGCGGCGAGGTTCCGGTCAAGGAGGCCAGCAGGCGCCTCGGTCGAGGCTGCCGAGCCGGATGCGGCGACCCGAACAGCGCCGGTCAGAACTCGTGGCGTACGACGACGCGCCGCAGCGAGGGCGTGTGTACGACCCGATAGCCGGCGGCGAGAAACGAAGTGAGCGCACCGACGTGCATCTCGCCCCACGGCACCTCCTTACCGGGCTCCGGCTTCATCGGATACGCCTCGACGGCCCGCGCGCCGCGCCGACGGGGCAGATCGACAGTGGCCGCCACCAGCGCCCGGCTGACCCCCTGCCGACGGTGGCCGGCCCGCGTCACCAAGCAGGTCACCGCCCAGACGCCCGGATCGTCCTTGTCCTCACCGCGCCCCCTCCACGTCGTCTGGCGCAGGTACCGGTAGTCCCTGCGCGGCGCAAGCGAGCACCACCCCACCGGCTCGCCGTCGAGGTGAGCGACCAGCCCATACCCCTCGATCACCTGGTCGCGCAGCAGCTCGCGGCGACCCTGGACATCGTCGGAGTGCTGCGCGTGCCAGCCCAGCCGGTAACCCTGGCACTGGCAGTGCGCGGCCTGCCCCCGCGCGCCCAGCACCAACTGGACATCATCGAACGACTCCGCGCTTACCGCCTGAACGGTGATCGCCACCGAACCAGAC
The window above is part of the Mycobacteriales bacterium genome. Proteins encoded here:
- a CDS encoding GNAT family N-acetyltransferase → MAITVQAVSAESFDDVQLVLGARGQAAHCQCQGYRLGWHAQHSDDVQGRRELLRDQVIEGYGLVAHLDGEPVGWCSLAPRRDYRYLRQTTWRGRGEDKDDPGVWAVTCLVTRAGHRRQGVSRALVAATVDLPRRRGARAVEAYPMKPEPGKEVPWGEMHVGALTSFLAAGYRVVHTPSLRRVVVRHEF